In Pocillopora verrucosa isolate sample1 chromosome 13, ASM3666991v2, whole genome shotgun sequence, one genomic interval encodes:
- the LOC131770174 gene encoding methyltransferase-like protein 27 produces the protein MDEKLKASLTKYFGEATAKVTKETTEDEIKSIYAARSATYDEEHSAARALYIKPLTESLHNALEEVYQDKAKDQIKIIDAGAGTGLIAVELKKLGYTNLCALDISAEMLKEAKKKEVYTEFICTSLNGQPIPQIKSGQFDALICGGALSTGRIGSSAFVEMIRMVQTDGVLCFNIIKEELEHYQEMMTELEKAGEWMCMSRASSPFYAAEDLPSECWRFVYKVSKN, from the exons ATGGATGAGAAGTTAAAAGCAAGCTTAACGAAGTATTTCGGAGAAGCAACAGCAAAAGTAACCAAAGAAACAACCGAAGATGAAATCAAAAGTATCTATGCTGCACGGTCAGCAACATATGACGAG GAACATTCAGCGGCTCGCGCTTTATATATCAAGCCACTGACCGAATCTTTGCATAACGCCCTTGAAGAAGTTTACCAGGACAAGGCAAAAGATCAGATCAAAATCATTGACGCCGGAGCTGGAACGGGACTTATAGCAGTTGAGCTCAAGAAACTCGGATACACCAACCTGTGTGCTTTGGACATCTCAGCTGAGATGTTAAAggaagcaaagaagaaagaggtCTATACTGAGTTCATCTGCACGTCTTTGAACGGGCAGCCGATACCTCAGATTAAATCAGGGCAATTCGATGCTTTGATTTGTGGTGGAGCGCTCAGTACAGGGCGTATCGGCTCATCTGCTTTCGTGGAGATGATAAGAATGGTTCAAACTG ATGGCGTCCTCTGTTTCAACATAATAAAGGAGGAATTAGAACACTATCAAGAGATGATGACGGAGCTGGAGAAAGCTGGCGAATGGATGTGCATGTCCAGAGCGTCTTCACCTTTCTATGCAGCCGAAGATCTGCCCAGTGAATGCTGGAGGTTCGTTTACAAAGTTTCGAAGAACTAA
- the LOC131770149 gene encoding methyltransferase-like protein 27, translating to MDEKQFKASLMKYFGETAAKITKETTEVEIKRIYAARSATYDEEHSAARTSYFKPLAESLHNALKEVKQDKPKDQIKIIDVGAGTGLIGVELKKLGYTNLCALDISAEMLKEAKKKEVYTEFICTSLNGQPIPQIESGQFDALICGGALITGLIGSSAFVEMIRMVQTDGVLCFNIRKEELEHYQEMMTELEKDGDWICMSKESSPFYAAEDMPSDSWGFVYKVLKN from the exons ATGGATGAGAAGCAGTTCAAAGCAAGCTTAATGAAGTATTTCGGAGAGACAGCAGcaaaaataaccaaagaaaCAACCGAAGTTGAGATCAAACGCATTTATGCTGCACGGTCAGCAACATATGACGAG GAACATTCAGCGGCGCGCACTTCATATTTCAAGCCACTAGCCGAATCTTTGCATAACGCCCTTAAAGAAGTTAAACAGGACAAACCAAAGGATCAGATCAAAATCATTGACGTTGGAGCTGGGACAGGGCTTATAGGAGTTGAGCTCAAGAAACTCGGATACACCAATCTATGTGCTTTGGACATCTCAGCTGAGATGTTAAaggaagcaaagaaaaaagaggtCTATACTGAGTTCATCTGTACGTCTTTGAACGGGCAGCCGATACCTCAGATTGAATCTGGGCAATTTGATGCTTTGATTTGTGGTGGGGCGCTCATTACAGGGCTTATCGGCTCCTCTGCTTTCGTGGAGATGATAAGAATGGTTCAAACTG ATGGCGTCCTCTGTTTCAATATAAGGAAAGAGGAATTAGAACACTATCAAGAAATGATGACAGAGCTGGAGAAAGATGGCGATTGGATATGCATGTCCAAAGAGTCTTCACCTTTCTATGCAGCCGAGGACATGCCCAGTGATAGCTGGGGGTTCGTTTACAAAGTTTTGAAGAACTAA